A genomic window from Helicobacter suis HS1 includes:
- the yihA gene encoding ribosome biogenesis GTP-binding protein YihA/YsxC, with translation MPIKVLKTHFVRSSTRLQDCPPANMAEVAFLGRSNVGKSTFINQLLECKIAKSSTTPGKTKTANFFTTTWQLEQEVVKFGCVDLPGFGYAKVSKSLKQEWGGFLYTLLKQRVSIKLFLHLIDSRHPNLEIDAALQQFLKSVIKPDQQIMCVYTKFDKLNSHDQHALYYKTPHLLVSTLKIATLPPKFGSLKGIQQRVIHALLGL, from the coding sequence ATGCCCATTAAAGTTTTAAAAACCCACTTTGTGCGATCTAGTACGCGTCTGCAAGATTGCCCGCCAGCTAACATGGCTGAAGTGGCGTTTTTAGGCCGTAGCAATGTTGGCAAAAGTACTTTTATTAACCAGCTTTTAGAGTGCAAGATTGCTAAAAGTTCAACCACACCGGGTAAGACCAAAACGGCTAATTTCTTCACCACCACTTGGCAATTAGAACAAGAGGTGGTTAAATTTGGTTGTGTGGATTTGCCCGGATTTGGGTATGCCAAAGTCTCTAAAAGTTTAAAACAAGAATGGGGAGGGTTTTTATACACTCTTTTAAAGCAACGGGTGAGTATCAAATTATTTTTACACCTCATAGACTCCAGACACCCTAATTTAGAAATAGATGCAGCGTTGCAACAATTCTTAAAGAGTGTGATCAAACCCGATCAACAGATCATGTGTGTTTATACCAAGTTTGACAAATTAAATAGCCACGATCAACATGCCCTTTATTATAAAACCCCACACTTGCTTGTCAGCACTCTAAAAATAGCAACCTTGCCCCCTAAATTTGGATCGTTAAAGGGTATCCAACAAAGAGTGATTCATGCTTTGTTAGGTTTATGA
- the hypF gene encoding carbamoyltransferase HypF, with protein MHVRIIISGRVQGVGFRPFVYKLAKELGAHGFVRNIGGRVEVVLEEALLPAFLQALKTQLPHKAYISHLEHHSHPPLKTQDFTIAPSLSPHLSLQDTLPLDLAICEACLKDFNDPSSRFFNYPFVACAHCGPRFSLLYTLPYDRAHTSMQNFPFCQDCTQDYHNPQSRRFFTQSLSCPHCPISLTFYDPKGRHIKNPLEKAIEAILDGEVVGLKGIGGFALVCQAENKRAVQTIRTIKARPFKPLAMMLPSLEKALEVVYLNSLEREALSSVIAPIVLALKKNNHFDHLALNLDSLGVILPYSGLHYLLTRACGSLVFTSANLKGEPIITDLKSLQDKLPLKYILDHNRPIIHGIDDSVVRCVGQQMGIVRLGRGLAPLYLDMKAKSFLVGMGAHHKASLCFAHQDKALIIPDLGSLESVSSIEHYKNTLDFYTKLYGQPESIGIDKHPRYISSQIGQEMAFNKAKLMPIQHHRAHFHALLGEWELEHSLKEGMELLGFIADGFGLGENQELWGCEVFKACFKGSWQIERILSLKSFLIPQSEQLIKDSKVLGYALAYQYHLTDLLEYLKIPHALTLQNMLDKQIQVCSTTSLGRLFDVIAAFCGVGAFNTYEGQVAMQLESLARSVSSNAHYSFKIHDQKILYASMLEEMQAEILQKKYALVARKFHNTLAHITFNLAQSYNLPILFGGGVFLNRLLCECITDLFKNHPFFLPKLLPCSDAGLAFGQVHFLANLKF; from the coding sequence ATGCATGTAAGAATTATTATTAGTGGACGCGTACAAGGGGTGGGTTTTAGGCCCTTTGTTTATAAATTAGCTAAAGAATTAGGCGCGCATGGTTTTGTACGCAATATAGGCGGACGGGTGGAGGTGGTGCTAGAGGAGGCGCTACTACCTGCCTTTTTACAGGCTTTAAAAACCCAATTACCCCATAAAGCTTATATCAGCCACCTAGAACACCACAGCCACCCCCCCCTAAAAACACAAGATTTTACCATCGCCCCTAGTCTATCCCCACACCTAAGCTTGCAAGATACTTTACCTTTAGATTTAGCCATTTGTGAGGCGTGTTTAAAAGATTTTAATGACCCCTCCAGCCGTTTTTTTAACTATCCCTTTGTTGCCTGTGCGCATTGTGGGCCTAGATTTAGTTTACTTTATACTTTGCCCTATGATCGCGCCCATACTTCCATGCAAAACTTCCCCTTTTGTCAAGACTGTACACAAGATTATCATAACCCACAAAGCCGCCGCTTTTTTACCCAAAGCCTCTCTTGCCCGCATTGCCCTATTTCTTTAACTTTTTATGATCCCAAAGGCAGACACATAAAAAACCCCCTAGAGAAAGCTATTGAGGCTATTTTAGACGGGGAAGTGGTGGGTTTAAAAGGCATTGGGGGTTTTGCTCTTGTGTGTCAAGCAGAGAATAAAAGGGCTGTGCAAACTATCCGTACAATCAAGGCACGGCCGTTTAAACCTCTAGCGATGATGTTACCCTCTTTAGAAAAAGCCTTAGAAGTTGTGTATTTAAACTCTTTAGAGCGTGAGGCTCTCAGCTCAGTAATAGCCCCTATTGTGCTAGCTCTTAAGAAAAATAACCACTTTGATCATCTAGCGCTTAATTTAGATAGCTTGGGGGTGATTTTGCCTTATAGCGGGCTGCATTATCTACTAACGCGTGCTTGTGGATCGCTAGTTTTTACTAGCGCAAATCTAAAAGGAGAGCCCATTATTACAGATTTAAAAAGTCTGCAAGATAAATTACCCTTAAAATATATTTTAGATCACAACCGCCCTATTATACATGGCATTGATGATAGCGTGGTGCGCTGTGTGGGGCAACAAATGGGGATTGTGCGTTTAGGCAGAGGCCTAGCTCCTCTTTATTTAGACATGAAAGCTAAATCTTTTTTAGTTGGCATGGGAGCACACCATAAAGCCAGTTTATGTTTTGCACACCAAGATAAAGCTTTGATAATACCCGATTTAGGCTCTTTAGAAAGTGTATCTAGTATTGAGCATTATAAAAACACACTAGATTTTTACACCAAATTATACGGGCAACCTGAAAGTATTGGCATAGATAAACACCCTAGATATATTTCTAGCCAAATTGGGCAAGAAATGGCTTTCAATAAAGCTAAATTAATGCCTATCCAGCACCATAGAGCCCATTTTCACGCGCTATTAGGAGAATGGGAACTAGAACATAGCCTTAAAGAAGGCATGGAGCTTTTAGGTTTTATTGCCGATGGATTTGGGCTTGGGGAAAATCAAGAATTATGGGGCTGTGAGGTTTTTAAGGCATGTTTTAAAGGGTCTTGGCAAATAGAGCGGATTTTATCTTTAAAGAGTTTTTTAATCCCTCAATCAGAGCAACTCATTAAAGATTCTAAAGTACTAGGCTATGCTTTAGCTTATCAATACCATTTAACAGATCTATTAGAGTACCTTAAAATTCCCCATGCTCTCACTCTTCAAAATATGCTAGATAAACAAATTCAAGTGTGTTCTACCACCTCTTTAGGCCGCCTTTTTGATGTTATTGCTGCTTTTTGTGGTGTGGGCGCGTTTAATACCTATGAAGGCCAAGTGGCGATGCAATTAGAGAGTTTGGCAAGAAGTGTGTCAAGCAATGCGCATTATTCTTTTAAAATCCACGATCAAAAAATCCTTTATGCCTCCATGTTAGAGGAAATGCAAGCCGAGATTTTACAAAAAAAATATGCCCTAGTGGCTAGAAAATTCCATAACACCCTAGCCCATATTACTTTTAATCTAGCGCAGTCTTATAACCTGCCCATACTCTTTGGGGGTGGGGTGTTTTTAAACCGTCTTTTATGCGAGTGCATTACAGATTTATTTAAAAACCACCCCTTTTTTCTGCCTAAACTTCTACCCTGTAGCGATGCAGGTCTAGCCTTTGGGCAGGTGCATTTTCTGGCTAATTTAAAGTTTTAA
- a CDS encoding lytic transglycosylase domain-containing protein produces MTPPLKKFFILLFSCVFLMPNLNAQSIISNTSLKTLNAFGVDVAFLTSVENTQTLESVEQTFGKLVQRYDANGIFIPTIKSMLIQANIPVEFLFLAMAESKFSARAYSVKRAVGIWQLMPETAKMLGLHVGRYLDERRDPIKSTQAAIRYFHMLYKQTKQWYLVAMAYNYGLRRVQEAVVLAGTDNINVLLDEDKKFLPKETRHYIRSILSLAIAFNNLDTLGHKAYLLNRGARQSLASLELQGGTLFSEIAKSAHLSLSELKAYNHQFRYNFLPTGTSSMVYIPYENLAYFRQHYKPGSGVAALFIRHKVRPKETLYSIARRFHSSVSMIKSANNLTSSYLSRNQQIMIPVLKKSYHSKKVAQNEF; encoded by the coding sequence ATGACTCCACCCTTAAAGAAATTTTTTATTCTTTTGTTTAGCTGTGTTTTTTTAATGCCAAATCTTAATGCCCAATCCATTATCAGTAACACGAGTTTAAAAACCTTAAATGCCTTTGGGGTAGATGTAGCGTTTTTAACAAGTGTGGAAAATACACAAACCCTTGAGAGTGTAGAACAAACCTTTGGTAAGTTGGTACAACGCTACGATGCTAATGGCATTTTTATCCCCACCATTAAAAGCATGCTCATTCAAGCTAATATCCCCGTAGAATTCTTATTTTTAGCTATGGCAGAATCTAAGTTTTCCGCCCGTGCTTATAGCGTGAAAAGGGCTGTAGGGATCTGGCAACTCATGCCAGAGACGGCTAAAATGCTAGGTTTGCATGTGGGGCGTTATTTAGATGAACGGCGCGATCCTATTAAAAGTACGCAAGCAGCGATTCGCTACTTCCACATGCTTTATAAACAAACCAAACAATGGTATTTAGTGGCTATGGCTTATAACTACGGGCTTAGAAGAGTACAAGAGGCTGTTGTATTAGCTGGCACGGATAATATCAATGTGCTTTTAGATGAGGATAAGAAATTTCTGCCTAAAGAAACACGCCACTATATCCGCTCTATCTTGAGTTTAGCCATTGCCTTTAATAATTTAGATACGCTAGGGCATAAAGCCTACTTACTCAATCGTGGCGCTAGACAAAGCTTAGCGAGTTTAGAGTTACAAGGGGGGACCTTATTCTCAGAGATAGCCAAAAGCGCCCACCTCTCTTTATCAGAACTCAAAGCCTATAACCACCAGTTCCGTTATAATTTTCTACCCACAGGAACTTCTAGTATGGTCTATATCCCTTATGAAAATCTAGCCTATTTTAGGCAACATTATAAACCAGGTAGTGGCGTGGCCGCGCTTTTTATCAGGCATAAAGTCAGACCTAAAGAAACTTTGTATTCTATCGCCCGAAGATTTCATAGCAGCGTTTCCATGATTAAATCTGCTAATAATCTAACAAGTTCTTATTTAAGCCGTAACCAACAGATCATGATTCCTGTGCTTAAAAAATCCTATCACTCTAAAAAAGTGGCACAAAATGAGTTTTAA
- the lptA gene encoding lipopolysaccharide transport periplasmic protein LptA: MKRLLCYILLVGLVSALPIKETLEVTADKFLANDLKKITIIEGHVHIKKGKDTLIANKVIIYTNEKRQPTRYEAFGDVKFHLFTQDGREVEGHSDRLIYNALKQEYRLLQNAVVNEIGKVNSVKGEEIILSKEHGYANVLGGKDKPARFVFDMGDMEETQKKQKAKKAKQKHAH, encoded by the coding sequence TTGAAAAGATTATTGTGTTATATATTGCTTGTGGGGTTAGTTTCTGCTTTGCCTATTAAAGAAACTTTAGAGGTAACCGCTGATAAATTTTTAGCCAATGATTTAAAGAAGATCACCATTATTGAAGGGCATGTACACATCAAAAAGGGTAAAGATACGCTTATAGCTAATAAAGTGATTATTTACACCAATGAAAAGCGCCAACCCACCCGATACGAGGCTTTTGGAGATGTTAAATTCCATTTGTTTACTCAAGATGGGCGAGAAGTTGAGGGGCACTCTGACCGGTTGATTTATAACGCCCTCAAACAAGAATACCGTCTCTTACAAAATGCGGTGGTTAATGAAATAGGTAAAGTCAACTCCGTTAAGGGCGAGGAAATTATCTTAAGCAAAGAACATGGCTATGCAAATGTTTTAGGGGGCAAGGATAAACCGGCTAGATTTGTCTTTGATATGGGTGATATGGAGGAAACACAAAAGAAACAGAAGGCTAAAAAGGCTAAGCAAAAACATGCCCATTAA
- a CDS encoding septal ring lytic transglycosylase RlpA family protein, translated as MSTPVTHSVFSKHESLRAYEDARDFGSPEQPRPHKHSFFSFFHRHKKNKAPQSVTPSSTSLTAGMRDSEAIQRATMRPYSVGGKMYYPTRVNVGQTFDGYASWYGPNFHAKRTSNGETYNMYAHTAANKTLPMNTIVKVTNKNNNKSTIVRINDRGPFVANRIIDLSNAAARDIALVGKGVAPVRLEVLGFGGLIAKQYEKSLDQNKQAKVLKQEFKVGESQKTYSGGNFSLQMGAFRSQQGALQAKRALQASLKEKSYTTQVVEGIKSNRPIYRVFIEGFKSQDEANDYAKTLGKPSILVRE; from the coding sequence GTGAGTACACCGGTTACACACTCTGTTTTTAGTAAGCATGAAAGTTTGCGGGCTTATGAGGACGCTAGAGATTTTGGATCGCCCGAGCAACCCCGTCCTCATAAACATTCCTTTTTCTCTTTCTTCCACCGTCATAAAAAGAATAAAGCGCCTCAATCTGTAACTCCCTCTTCTACTAGCTTGACAGCGGGCATGCGCGATTCAGAGGCAATACAACGCGCTACGATGCGTCCTTATAGCGTGGGTGGGAAAATGTATTATCCAACTAGAGTTAATGTCGGACAGACTTTTGATGGTTATGCTAGCTGGTATGGCCCTAATTTCCATGCTAAGCGTACCAGCAATGGGGAGACCTACAATATGTACGCCCATACAGCAGCTAATAAGACTTTACCGATGAATACTATTGTCAAGGTTACTAATAAAAATAATAATAAAAGTACAATTGTGCGCATTAATGATAGAGGTCCCTTTGTGGCTAATCGCATCATCGATCTTTCCAATGCCGCAGCTAGAGATATTGCTTTAGTTGGCAAAGGGGTTGCTCCGGTGCGTTTAGAGGTACTAGGCTTTGGAGGGCTAATTGCTAAGCAATATGAAAAATCACTTGATCAAAACAAGCAAGCTAAAGTACTCAAACAAGAATTTAAAGTAGGGGAGAGTCAAAAAACTTATAGTGGGGGCAATTTTTCTTTACAAATGGGAGCTTTTAGAAGCCAACAAGGAGCACTCCAAGCAAAAAGGGCTTTACAAGCGAGTTTAAAAGAAAAGAGCTACACCACCCAAGTAGTGGAGGGGATTAAAAGTAATAGACCCATTTATCGCGTCTTTATTGAGGGTTTTAAAAGCCAAGATGAAGCTAATGACTATGCTAAGACTTTGGGTAAACCTAGTATTTTGGTGCGTGAATAG
- the serB gene encoding phosphoserine phosphatase SerB, whose product MKLAVFDFDSTLIKAETLEVLAQAYKADAEIKEITQKAMEGKMDFYESLMHRVACLKGMDFKEAKNICENLPLQQGAYEVVLGLQARGYKVVCFSGGFTLATSFFKEKLKLDGDFSNTLHVEKGVLNGQVSGPMMRGDSKFELLQSLQGLLGVKQTLVVGDGANDIGMFALADVSIAFNAKEIVKKAAKIVAQTTDLREILEYV is encoded by the coding sequence ATGAAACTAGCGGTATTTGATTTTGATTCAACTTTAATTAAAGCTGAGACTTTAGAGGTTTTGGCTCAAGCTTACAAGGCAGATGCAGAAATTAAAGAAATCACGCAAAAAGCTATGGAGGGGAAAATGGATTTTTATGAAAGTTTAATGCACCGGGTGGCGTGTTTAAAAGGCATGGATTTTAAAGAAGCTAAAAATATTTGTGAAAACCTGCCTTTACAACAGGGGGCTTATGAAGTGGTATTAGGTTTGCAGGCACGGGGTTATAAGGTGGTGTGTTTTAGTGGGGGTTTTACATTAGCCACCTCATTTTTTAAAGAGAAGTTAAAATTAGACGGGGATTTTAGCAACACTTTACATGTAGAAAAAGGGGTGTTAAACGGGCAAGTAAGTGGCCCGATGATGCGCGGGGATTCTAAATTTGAGCTTTTACAAAGTTTGCAAGGGCTTTTGGGGGTTAAGCAGACTTTAGTTGTCGGAGACGGGGCTAATGATATTGGCATGTTTGCCTTAGCTGATGTGAGTATTGCCTTTAATGCTAAAGAAATTGTTAAAAAAGCGGCTAAGATCGTGGCGCAAACAACAGATTTACGCGAAATTTTAGAATATGTTTAG
- the mrdA gene encoding penicillin-binding protein 2, protein MQSLRHRLTLGFLAFVWAVLLLRIFILTIKTNDYFEQLALRNMTKKEILVPTRGLIMDRRHELLAINELGFSISLAPSLKKDALQTQLEFLQHYFPTLDIQDALENYQRQNSFYNHNTIPILDFVPYDKMQTLYPKLLLNPQIYITATNKRHYPNNTLASHVIGYLGAADSKDLQSDPKSQYTHTIGKTGLEKQYNDLLQGEMGYKLVSVNALNQELEVLKKQEPKTNNNLILSLDKRLQQRADALFVDKRGALVVMDIHTGEILAAGSYPEYNLNEFIGGISVANWKNLQEDIYNPLLNRFTNGLYPPGSVVKMGSALSFLEYLPITEKTQIPTPAYIEVGKRKFRDWKPGGHGESDLYKAIKESVDVYFYKFALDISIENLAKTLRQMGFGKKTGIDLPNEFVGILPDPSWKMKRFGDVWNTGDTLITSIGQGSFLATPIQVANYTALIASGKLPTPHFFLKGQFPVRDVLNSFQKSKLSALRQGMYEACSTQGGTAYYSTRGVKVALACKTGTAQVVEIDQSTKTRIKEQDMEYLHRSHAWITAFLPYKKPKYVITILVEHGGGGSKNGFILKEMANALVELGYIKP, encoded by the coding sequence ATGCAAAGTCTTAGACACCGCTTGACTTTGGGCTTTTTAGCCTTTGTGTGGGCGGTGCTTTTATTGCGTATTTTTATCTTAACCATTAAAACCAATGATTACTTTGAACAGCTTGCTTTGCGCAACATGACTAAAAAAGAAATTTTAGTCCCCACACGCGGGCTTATCATGGATAGACGCCACGAATTACTCGCCATTAATGAATTAGGTTTTAGTATTTCTCTAGCCCCTTCTCTTAAAAAAGACGCATTACAAACCCAATTAGAATTTTTACAACACTATTTCCCTACTCTAGATATTCAAGATGCCCTAGAAAATTACCAGCGCCAAAATTCTTTTTATAACCATAATACAATCCCTATTTTAGACTTTGTCCCCTATGATAAGATGCAAACCCTCTACCCTAAACTTTTATTAAACCCCCAAATTTATATCACAGCAACTAACAAACGCCATTATCCTAACAACACCCTAGCCTCCCATGTCATTGGCTATTTAGGAGCAGCCGATAGCAAAGATTTACAAAGCGATCCAAAAAGCCAATACACCCACACCATAGGCAAAACAGGCTTAGAAAAGCAATATAACGATCTTTTACAAGGTGAAATGGGTTATAAGCTTGTAAGTGTCAATGCGCTTAACCAAGAATTAGAAGTGTTAAAAAAACAAGAACCCAAGACGAATAATAATTTAATTCTAAGTTTAGATAAACGCTTGCAACAACGCGCCGATGCGCTTTTTGTAGATAAACGAGGGGCGTTAGTGGTGATGGATATACATACTGGAGAGATTTTAGCCGCCGGTAGTTATCCTGAATATAACCTCAATGAATTTATCGGGGGCATTAGTGTGGCTAATTGGAAGAATCTACAAGAGGATATTTACAACCCTTTATTAAATCGTTTTACCAATGGGCTTTATCCGCCCGGATCGGTGGTAAAAATGGGTTCGGCTTTAAGTTTTTTAGAATACCTCCCTATCACCGAAAAAACGCAAATCCCCACCCCCGCTTATATTGAAGTGGGCAAACGCAAGTTTAGAGACTGGAAACCCGGAGGGCATGGAGAGAGTGATTTATACAAGGCCATTAAAGAATCTGTAGATGTTTATTTTTATAAGTTTGCTTTAGATATTTCTATTGAAAACCTAGCTAAAACCTTAAGACAAATGGGATTTGGGAAAAAAACAGGGATAGATTTACCCAATGAATTTGTCGGAATCTTGCCCGATCCTAGCTGGAAAATGAAACGATTTGGAGATGTATGGAACACTGGCGATACTTTAATCACCTCTATAGGTCAGGGTTCTTTTTTAGCCACCCCTATACAAGTGGCTAATTACACCGCCTTAATTGCCTCAGGCAAGCTCCCCACCCCCCACTTTTTTCTAAAAGGCCAATTCCCTGTTAGAGATGTGCTCAATAGTTTCCAAAAATCTAAACTAAGTGCTTTGCGTCAGGGCATGTATGAGGCTTGTAGCACACAAGGGGGGACGGCATATTACAGCACGCGAGGGGTTAAGGTGGCTTTGGCTTGTAAGACGGGTACGGCTCAGGTCGTAGAAATTGATCAAAGCACTAAAACCCGTATTAAAGAACAAGATATGGAGTATTTACACCGCTCCCATGCTTGGATCACCGCCTTTTTACCTTATAAAAAGCCCAAATATGTGATCACCATTTTAGTTGAACATGGAGGCGGGGGGAGCAAAAACGGGTTTATTCTTAAAGAAATGGCCAATGCTTTAGTAGAATTAGGCTATATCAAACCCTAA
- a CDS encoding agmatine deiminase family protein, whose amino-acid sequence MKRFKAEWEEQSAILIAFPHVASDWGAYLEQAQNSFYNCICTLSRYQQVLVCVHPNDAQTQDRLARLGQVQIVLAEYNDTWVRDFGPLCVETNGVLLYLDFIFNGWGGKYPANLDNAMSAKLAQKGLLKHPLRHVNLVLEGGGVESDGAGTLLVNSACLLDSNRNPNMEANKLSAILKQELGLERILWLDTPPLEGDDTDGHIDTLARFLDPQTIAYVVCNDTSDSHYQPLKQMEQQLKTFKTLEGRSYRLIPLPLPSPKYYQEKRLPATYANFLFANSGGQRVLFVPTYGDPADEIAIKILEKFTQLEVVGIDCSILIREHGSLHCATMQLY is encoded by the coding sequence GTGAAGCGATTTAAGGCTGAGTGGGAGGAGCAAAGCGCGATTTTAATTGCCTTTCCCCATGTGGCTAGTGATTGGGGGGCGTATTTAGAGCAAGCACAGAATAGTTTTTATAACTGCATTTGTACGCTTTCTAGATACCAACAGGTTTTAGTTTGCGTACACCCCAATGACGCACAGACTCAAGATCGCCTAGCGCGTCTAGGGCAGGTACAAATTGTTTTAGCTGAATACAACGACACATGGGTACGCGATTTTGGGCCTCTATGTGTAGAAACTAATGGGGTTTTACTTTATTTAGATTTTATCTTTAATGGGTGGGGGGGGAAGTATCCAGCCAATTTAGATAATGCTATGAGCGCAAAATTAGCCCAAAAAGGGTTATTAAAACACCCTTTACGCCATGTAAATTTAGTTTTAGAGGGAGGGGGAGTAGAAAGCGATGGAGCGGGGACTTTGCTTGTTAATTCAGCATGTTTACTAGATTCAAATCGCAACCCCAATATGGAGGCTAATAAATTAAGCGCAATTCTTAAACAAGAACTAGGTTTAGAGCGCATTTTATGGCTAGATACGCCGCCTTTAGAAGGTGATGATACAGATGGGCATATTGATACTCTCGCGCGCTTTTTAGACCCACAAACAATTGCCTATGTTGTTTGTAATGATACTAGCGATTCACATTACCAGCCTTTAAAACAAATGGAGCAACAATTAAAAACATTTAAAACTCTTGAGGGGCGATCTTATCGTTTAATCCCCTTGCCCCTGCCAAGCCCTAAATACTACCAAGAAAAACGCCTACCTGCTACCTATGCTAATTTTTTATTTGCCAATAGCGGGGGGCAACGGGTGTTGTTTGTCCCCACCTATGGCGATCCAGCCGATGAAATTGCTATCAAAATTTTAGAGAAATTCACCCAATTAGAAGTAGTGGGCATTGATTGTTCTATCTTGATTAGAGAACATGGGAGTTTACACTGCGCGACGATGCAACTTTATTGA
- the tsaD gene encoding tRNA (adenosine(37)-N6)-threonylcarbamoyltransferase complex transferase subunit TsaD, translating to MVLSIESSCDDSSLALTCLQSSQLLWHAKISQESAHSPYGGVVPELASRLHATNLPILLEKAKSFLDQKGHSFSDLKTIGVSTCPGLSITLLEGLMMAKTLALGLQIPLISVDHLKGHLYSLFINNPKAQFPLSALLVSGGHTLLLECNSHTDITIIAKSLDDSLGESFDKVSKMLGLGYPGGPIVENLAQSCLDSDALNFPLPLKHNNNLAFSFSGLKNAVRLAILEQKEQGELSEVFKTRVCAGFQKIACAHLLRVLRNYFSKKEICNFGLVGGVSANLFIRRAIEALCQEFQIQLWLAPLEFCSDNAAMIGRCCVQSFKHQEFASLQSLDICPHTSLPYVGQT from the coding sequence ATGGTTTTAAGCATTGAAAGCAGTTGTGATGATTCTTCTTTGGCTTTAACTTGTCTACAAAGTAGCCAACTTTTATGGCATGCTAAAATCTCTCAAGAGAGCGCGCATAGCCCTTATGGAGGCGTTGTACCTGAACTAGCCTCGCGCTTGCATGCAACCAATTTACCCATACTCTTAGAAAAAGCAAAATCTTTTTTAGATCAAAAAGGGCATTCTTTTAGCGATCTTAAAACTATCGGGGTAAGCACTTGCCCGGGGCTTAGCATCACGCTTTTAGAAGGGCTGATGATGGCTAAAACTTTAGCGCTAGGGTTACAAATCCCCCTTATTAGTGTTGATCACCTCAAAGGGCATTTGTATTCACTCTTTATTAATAACCCCAAAGCGCAGTTTCCTTTAAGCGCGCTACTTGTCTCTGGAGGGCATACTTTACTCTTAGAATGTAACAGCCACACGGATATAACAATCATCGCTAAAAGCCTAGATGATAGTTTAGGCGAAAGTTTTGATAAGGTTTCTAAAATGCTAGGTCTTGGCTATCCCGGAGGCCCTATTGTTGAAAACTTAGCACAATCTTGTTTGGATAGCGATGCCTTAAATTTTCCGCTTCCTCTCAAGCACAATAATAATCTAGCCTTTAGTTTTTCGGGTTTAAAAAATGCTGTGCGTTTAGCTATTTTGGAGCAAAAAGAGCAAGGGGAGCTTTCAGAAGTGTTTAAAACGCGGGTGTGTGCGGGTTTTCAAAAAATAGCATGCGCGCATTTACTGCGGGTTTTAAGAAACTACTTTAGCAAAAAAGAGATTTGTAATTTTGGTCTAGTAGGCGGTGTGAGCGCGAATTTATTTATCCGTAGAGCCATTGAAGCACTTTGTCAAGAGTTTCAGATTCAATTATGGCTTGCTCCTTTGGAGTTTTGTAGCGACAATGCGGCCATGATTGGGCGCTGCTGTGTACAGAGTTTTAAACACCAAGAATTTGCGTCTCTGCAAAGTTTAGACATTTGCCCGCATACTTCTTTGCCTTATGTGGGCCAAACATAG